In Podospora pseudopauciseta strain CBS 411.78 chromosome 2 map unlocalized CBS411.78m_2, whole genome shotgun sequence, the genomic stretch TgctcccaccaccgtcaTCGGCCACGCTCTCGCTGACGCCTGGGACAACTACTGCTCTGCCCCTACTTCCTACGGCTATATCGCCCGCAACGTCTGGAACGGTCAGGAGTATGGCCAGaccaccctcttcaccttcacctACCCCGCCGCGTCGGCCGGCAAGCAGTGCTGGCTCGACTTCTACCACGCTCAGCCCAGCTGGatctccaacaccaacggcaTCCAAGTCGACGTCTTCACCTCTTGGGGCGAGAACACCTGCAACGCCGGTGACAAGTCCAACAAGCGTGACGCCAACCTTGGTCGCCTCAACGTTCCGGCTACTGGCGCGGCTACCTGGGCGGCCAAGTACAGCACTTCTTTGACTCAGAAGGGTCCTTGCAAGGCTCCTGGCTCTGTGGAGAGGCTCGAGTTGGTGGCTGTTGGGGATAACACTGGACTTTCTTACCCTCAGGGCCCTGGTGCTGGGTTGAGGATCCTGTACGCCTAAAGGGATTCAGTTCACTTTCTTTCTTCAAGGGGCTGGAGTGAAGGGTGGTTTATGAGATCATTTGATCAATTTCTGGACTTTCCTTAACATGTGATATCATTACGGTACTTTTAAAGCATACTTTCCTTTTTAGTTTTTCATAGACAAATAGTCACGGGTCAGGTTTTATCGATAACAATTCTCCGCACGTGTTTCCTTGTGATGATTGATAACGAACTGGGAAATGGAAAGCATGACCGGCAAGACGGGCCGGCACTTGCTCTGTGGCGGGCATGTCATCACTTTGGAAGCGACAACCCCCATCTGTCCTACTTGCTCTTGCTGGGCAGTTCCCACTGGTTGGACCCCAGCTGCATGGAAATATTGGCCGAGTTTGGAGAGTTCATTCCGCCCCTCCCGAAAAGAATCGACCTTCAAACCTGTACGAATTCACGCACGAAACACCTGACGAGCTCAAAGGGAAGCAGCCCATCCAGGCAATAGTTCTTTCATGAGCCGACGAAAGCCAGGCTCAAAGCTCCATGCTATGATCGCCGCCTCGACGATCATGATCTTCccaccatcttcctcaaCGTGGGGTTGCATTCTTTGCTTTTTAGGGTTGCGATGCATCCGACTTTGAAGCTGACCTTTTGGTCATGAAGATTTCCCAATACTCATGTTTTTCCACACAGTGACGAAACCGAGACAGCAATGCTGAATAATACGTAGGTCTTCTAAATCTACTCATCCCCTCGATTTTTTCACGATTCTCGGCCGATTACTAAACAAGATCAACGTTGGAATAGGCTCGGCAAAATCAAGATAAGCTTTCTGACCCAGGCGGAAGGGCACTGTGGCGAATATGCACTATTTGATGTGATGAGACACACTACTGACAAGGGCTTATTCAGCTTACAGTGACAGAATTTCTCAGTGTTTGTGAGTGCTTCACGCCcaggtggaggatttggagcTGGGACTTTCAAGCGAAGTGGCGTCGGTGTTAGCGTGCCTCTTTGCAGATGCTGTGA encodes the following:
- a CDS encoding uncharacterized protein (EggNog:ENOG503P747) translates to MFSKTTIVAFLTSLALTSAAPADEISVRQAPAEIAPTTVIGHALADAWDNYCSAPTSYGYIARNVWNGQEYGQTTLFTFTYPAASAGKQCWLDFYHAQPSWISNTNGIQVDVFTSWGENTCNAGDKSNKRDANLGRLNVPATGAATWAAKYSTSLTQKGPCKAPGSVERLELVAVGDNTGLSYPQGPGAGLRILYA